The following proteins come from a genomic window of Maniola hyperantus chromosome 8, iAphHyp1.2, whole genome shotgun sequence:
- the LOC117984525 gene encoding small histidine-alanine-rich protein-like, whose product MRGFILIGVLCAAVAASHHHEHGGGHHHHGHHHHDHGDHDHKGHKGHHHHHKGHEGHHGKHHHGEHHHEHHGDHKKHWDEHDDHGDHHEHGHHHKGEKHGHHEHHDKGEHIDGYHKKHHKDHFHKDHHFHDGHHHEGKHHKHGHHHGHHHDDEGHHKKGHHGHHGHHEGHHGHHGHHDKHHHDEGHHDHHGHHGHEDHDHHHHDHGKKGHHDDHKHWGHHHKH is encoded by the exons ATGAGAGGGTTTATATTGATAGGAGTGCTGTGCGCG GCCGTCGCGGCCAGCCACCACCACGAGCACGGCGGCGGACACCACCACCACGGGCACCACCACCACGACCACGGCGACCACGACCACAAGGGCCACAAGgggcaccaccaccaccacaagGGCCACGAGGGCCACCACGGCAAGCACCACCACGGCGAGCACCACCACGAGCACCACGGCGACCACAAGAAGCACTGGGACGAGCACGACGACCACGGCGACCACCACGAGCACGGCCACCACCACAAAGGCGAGAAGCACGGCCACCACGAGCATCACGACAAGGGCGAGCACATCGACGGCTACCACAAGAAGCACCACAAGGACCACTTCCACAAGGACCACCACTTCCACGACGGCCACCACCACGAGGGCAAGCACCACAAGCACGGACACCACCACGGTCACCATCACGATGACGAGGGACACCACAAGAAGGGCCACCACGGCCACCACGGCCACCACGAGGGCCACCACGGCCACCACGGGCACCACGACAAGCACCACCACGACGAAGGTCACCACGACCATCATGGCCACCACGGACACGAAGATCACGATCACCATCATCACGACCACGGCAAGAAGGGCCATCACGACGACCACAAACACTGGGGTCACCACCACAAACATTAA
- the Prp40 gene encoding pre-mRNA-processing factor 40 homolog B: MDNPNTGTSSPGLIAPPLLPPPMLGGIPPPMPPSVGTVAMPPVPGMPPNIGPLPPAMAFPPMMTPFSMPPPGFPPFKPELSAPAPEISPMANQTCPWSEHKAPDGRIYYYNSITKQSLWEKPDDLKTSAEKMLSSCVWKEYTTDAGRVYYHNIETKESSWVIPKELQEIKDKIAAEEAAQAILNADVPPGEVPLPSSPAMASGSSALDEAMAKTLASIDPSLANAIPIPEEIKPEEIEAPPQPTGSEANEPELQYKDKKEAIEAFKELLKDRNVPSNATWEQCVKIISKDPRYVTFKKLNEKKQAFNGYKTQKLKDEREEQRLKTKKNRENLEEFLLSCDRVTSLTKYYKCEEMFNNLEIWRCVPDSDRRDIYEDCIFTIAKREKEEAKALKKRNMKILAQVLENMTEITYSSTWSEAQVLLLENAAFKNDVSLLGMDKEDALIVFEQHIRNLESEYLQEREQIKKRNKRQQRKNRDNFLALLDGLHEEGKLTSMSLWVELYPVISADMRFSAMLGQSGSTPLDLFKFYVENLKARFHDEKKVIKEILKEKEFEVKPDTTFEEFATVVCEDSKSASLDAGNVKLTYNSLLEKAETKNKEKLKEESKAQKKIESAFKWALSDANIEHHLPWSEVRDKLDLSAPEFAAVTSEEERARLYKDFQHEQEESCMHYHHPKSKKSKRSKKKKQRSRSISQSRSRSRSATPVMRASPPRPRASPPRVSPPRASPSRSSGSVSGSDEEARKHKKAKKKHRKHSPPPKSPSPEEGGISDDEPAKARRKAKRSAPSSPEPPPELAHKPKKKKDKKDKKDRSTGSVAWSDAELESRRAALLAQLHAHEAD; this comes from the exons ATG GACAATCCCAATACTGGGACAAGTTCGCCGGGGCTGATAGCTCCACCTCTTCTACCACCTCCAATGCTTGGCGGCATACCGCCGCCAATGCCGCCGAGCGTGGGTACTGTGGCTATGCCGCCAGTGCCGGGGATGCCGCCAAATATTGGGCCTTTACCACCTGCGATGGCGTTTCCACCAATGATGACCCCGTTTTCCATGCCACCACCTGGATTTCCGCCTTTTAAACCG GAACTAAGTGCACCTGCCCCAGAAATATCACCTATGGCAAATCAAACTTGCCCTTGGTCAGAGCACAAAGCCCCTGATGGTCGCATATACTATTATAACTCCATCACAAAACAAAGTTTGTGGGAAAAGCCTGATGATTTAAAAACTTCTGCAGAG AAAATGCTGTCCTCTTGTGTCTGGAAAGAATATACCACAGATGCAGGTCGAGTGTACTATCACAACATTGAGACGAAGGAGTCCAGCTGGGTCATTCCTAAGGAACTTCAAGAGATTAAGGACAAAATAGCAGCAGAAGAAGCAGCACA GGCAATACTGAATGCGGATGTGCCTCCAGGGGAAGTGCCCCTGCCATCCTCCCCAGCCATGGCATCAGGCAGTTCTGCATTGGATGAAGCCATGGCTAAAACTCTTGCATCCATTGATCCATCTCTTGCTAATGCTATACCAATTCCAGAAGAAA TTAAACCAGAGGAGATAGAGGCGCCGCCGCAGCCTACTGGCTCTGAAGCCAATGAGCCAGAACTGCAGTACAAAGACAAGAAAGAAGCCATTGAAGCATTCAAAGAACTCCTTAAGGATAGG AATGTTCCTTCGAATGCCACCTGGGAGCAATGTGTGAAGATAATATCTAAAGACCCCCGCTATGTAACATTCAAGAAACTCAATGAGAAGAAACAGGCATTCAATGGTTATAAAACACAGAAGTTGAAAGATGAAAGAGAAGAGCAAAG GCTGAAAACCAAAAAGAATAGAGAAAATTTGGAAGAATTCTTACTGAGCTGCGACCGTGTGACGTCACTCACTAAATATTACAAGTGCGAAGAGATGTTTAACAATCTTGAG ATTTGGCGATGTGTACCTGATTCCGATAGACGAGACATATACGAGGACTGCATATTTACAATCGCTAAACGCGAAAAAGAGGAGGCGAAAGCTTTAAAGAAACGTAACATGAAGATATTAGCACAA gtTTTAGAAAATATGACTGAAATAACATACAGTAGCACCTGGAGTGAGGCCCAAGTCTTGCTGTTGGAGAATGCGGCTTTTAAGAATGATGTCAGTTTGTTGGGCATGGACAAAGAAGATGCTCTAATAG TATTCGAACAGCATATCAGAAACTTGGAATCCGAGTATCTGCAAGAGCGAGAACAGatcaaaaaaagaaataaacgtCAACAACGAAAAAACAGAGATAACTTCTTG GCGTTGCTGGACGGCCTCCACGAGGAGGGCAAGCTCACGTCCATGTCGTTGTGGGTAGAGCTTTACCCCGTTATTTCCGCAGACATGCGATTTTCCGCCATGTTGG GTCAAAGTGGATCCACGCcattagatttatttaaattCTACGTGGAAAATCTGAAAGCGCGGTTCCACGACGAGAAAAAAGTGATAAAGGAAATACTAAAAGAAAAGGAGTTCGAAGTGAAACCGGACACCACTTTCGAAGAGTTCGCGACCGTGGTGTGCGAGGACAGCAAGTCTGCCTCGCTGGACGCCGGCAACGTCAAGCTCACCTACAACTCGCTGCTGGAGAAG GCGGAAACGAAGAACAAAGAGAAGTTAAAGGAGGAGTCGAAAGCTCAAAAGAAGATCGAGAGTGCTTTCAAGTGGGCCTTGAGCGACGCCAACATCGAGCACCACCTGCCGTGGAGCGAGGTGCGTGACAAGCTCGACCTCTCCGCGCCCGAGTTCGCGGCCGTGACCAGCGAGGAGGAGCGCGCGCGGCTATACAAG GACTTCCAACATGAACAAGAAGAGAGTTGTATGCACTACCATCATCCAAAATCGAAGAAATCGAAGAGGTCGAAGAAAAAGAAGCAACGCTCGCGTTCTATTTCacaa TCTCGGTCGCGGTCGCGCTCAGCGACGCCGGTGATGCGGGCGTCGCCGCCGCGGCCACGCGCGTCTCCGCCGCGCGTGTCGCCGCCGCGCGCGTCGCCGTCGCGCTCGTCGGGCAGCGTGTCGGGCTCGGACGAGGAGGCGCGCAAGCACAAGAAAGCCAAGAAGAAGCACCGCAAACACTCGCCGCCGCcg AAGTCTCCGAGCCCGGAGGAGGGCGGCATCTCGGACGACGAGCCGGCGAAGGCGCGGCGCAAAGCCAAGCGCAGCGCGCCCAGCTCGCCCGAGCCGCCGCCCGAGCTCGCGCACAAGCCTAAGAAGAAGAAGGACAAGAAAGACAAAAAGGACAG GTCGACGGGCTCGGTGGCGTGGAGCGACGCGGAGCTGGAGTCGCGGCGCGCTGCGCTGCTGGCGCAGCTGCACGCGCACGAGGCCGACTGA
- the SWIP gene encoding WASH complex subunit 4, which translates to MRSDMDKEAGTYILKSYGDFFKKQCQDYTALLEDGNRENKTFKPVQVVLESSEVTPVTDLVASDNAVITKVLSVLTSLCVEVNALKKEAFESHFQFLSVYDEYTRSDIPAQIESICLLNTFLSRCNDTLHNLCSQIFAIFNGEIINLNGIQWHFVINKIGEMFTLIVILEMLISRCTITSNWNNFCKNLKVYNSKPEDLDLDEEKLTALSGAVNNITVKLMNDDIVLSTLQNLLLLRKKVLSVKNCSVVSAEITQYLKLAILNLDKLAQDKPSGDNLYKCIKINALFVLNTHLFGNNDKKTFKSLMELNTKAHSIFVIGTAIWFPEQFLQRFVPALCGNYSKLSQTMLKARQAYMSSKKITLTKDIISLQYICSHWALTVEEVFSSKNKLNAAEMTLHAKTIMDGLDVASNINYSVLSLINLHLSLGMPLTKQMLMSLFEIMDILKSLWNAVSRNYDQIINSMNMIIQHLTFQALSSILEIKKTLMSDKKYANKRLDELTCIVIAEQTIKGASTLERNIATNIALSFVPETTYIEDSYVRLGLLLEKIQILSDFPDNIKKHCNCSWLLWHQNIVPIYYEQNFSIQLHAVKLKYFLMALDDCVILLEQTDKQFSMNRANEFKDKLKIIFDERVLKNISQNIETNLRLHIHSHLQLDIVDPLNYDMIKKLLLLLDNLRFHNEYMSVKPCVEHYLSKTYYNLTTVVLSDWKTYGEMRQMAKLKFNISTIQDNLPTQTLEQGLDVLEIMRNIHIFVSKYQYNLNNQIFIEKGSNNKHLNSINIRHIANSIRTHGTGIMNTTVNFTYQFLKNKFFIFSQFMYDEQIKSRLAKDLRNFKETAGEHGNVYLYKNAEKFNKGIKILGVVEDGQSYLDLFRDLISQIGNAMGYVRMIRSGGRHCCCDATAFLPNLDIKDVKGLCEKSGLNEKTIQTADNLDDNINGLITNFIQGTEYFKLLVEVFAPVFRNPKNVHLKNFFIIVPPLTLNFVEHMILSKDKMSKKNKAGAAFTDDGFAMGIAYILKLLDQDSSFETLHWFDTVWSHIKKERENINEQKSKGSVQLQQALALTEKKIKTLEEEFKLLYYSLTSARIFFR; encoded by the exons ATGAGGAGTGATATGGATAAGGAAGCTGGTACATATATTTTGAAGAGTTAcggagatttttttaaaaaacaatgtCAAGATTACACTGCTTTATTGGAAGATGGAAATAGAGAAAACAAAACTTTTAAGCCAGTACAAGTAGTCTTGGAGTCAAGTGAAGTTACGCCAGTGACAGATTTAGTTGCATCTGATAATGCAGTGATAACTAAAGTCTTAAGTGTGCTAACATCTTTGTGTGTAGAGGTTAATGCATTAAAAAAAGAAGCCTTTGAAAG TCATTTCCAGTTTCTGTCAGTTTACGATGAGTATACTAGAAGTGATATACCTGCTCAAATAGAATCAATATGTTTATTAAACACATTTTTAAGTCGCTGCAATGACACACTacataatttgtgtagtcaaatTTTTGCCATTTTCAATGGAGAAATTATAAACTTAA aTGGTATTCAATGGcactttgtaataaataaaattggtgAAATGTTTACATTGATAGTGATTTTAGAAATGTTAATATCAAGGTGCACTATAACATCAAATTggaataatttttgtaagaatcTAAAAGTGTACAACTCCAAACCTGAGGATCTAGATTTAGATGAGGAGAAATTGACAGCTTTATCTGGTGCTGTCAACAACATCACAGTCAAACTAATGAATGATGACATTGTTCTGAGCACTTTACAAAATCTTCTTTTGTTAAGAAAAAAGGTGTTGTCAGTTAAGAACTGTTCAGTTGTATCAGCTGAGATTACCCAATATTTAAAACTTGCTATACTAAATTTGGATAAACTGGCTCAGGATAAACCTAGTGGTGACAATTTGTACAAGTGCATTAAAATCAATGCTCTATTTGTTTTGAACACACATCTTTTTggaaataatgataaaaaaacatttaaaagtttaatggAATTGAACACAAAG gCTCACAGCATTTTTGTCATCGGGACAGCTATTTGGTTTCCTGAACAATTTCTCCAGAGATTTGTCCCAGCACTTTGTGGCAACTACAGCAAATTATCACAAACTATGCTTAAAGCTAGACAGGCTTATATGAGTTCCAAAAAAATTACTCTAACCAAAGATATCATAAGTCTTCAGTATATATGCTCACATTGGGCATTGACAGTAGAAGAAGTTTTCTCGAGCAAAAATAAGTTGAATGCTGCAGAAATGACTCTTCATGCAAAGACGATTATGGATGGCTTAGATGTGGCTTCGAATATAAATTATTCAGTTTTATCTTTAATCAATTTGCATCTATCTTTAGGAATGCCACTAACAAAACAGATGTTGATGTCGCTGTTTGAAATTATGGATATCCTTAAAAGTTTATGGAATGCAGTCAGTAGGAATTATGATCAGATTATAAATTCCATGAATATGATCATACAACATTTAACATTTCAAGCATTGTCTTCAATACTTGAAATTAAAAAGACATTGATGAGCGATAAGAAGTATGCCAATAAGAGACTGGATGAGCTCACTTGCATTGTAATTGCAGAACAAACCATAAAAGGTGCATCCACCTTGGAACGCAATATAGCCACTAACATTGCCCTCAGTTTTGTGCCTGAAACAACATACATTGAAGATAGCTATGTGAGATTAGGCTTGTTGCTTGAAAAAATACAAATCTTATCTGATTTTCCCGACAACATTAAGAAACACTGTAATTGCTCCTGGCTGCTATGGCATCAAAATATAGTCCCAATATATTATGAACAAAATTTTAGCATTCAATTACATGCAGTAAAGTTGAAGTACTTTCTAATGGCTTTAGATGATTGTGTGATTTTGTtagaacagacagacaaacagtttAGCATGAACAGAGCTAATGAGTTTAAAGACAAACTTAAAATCATATTTGATGAACGTGTTCTGAAAAATATCAGTCAGAACATAGAAACTAATCTTCGTCTGCACATCCATTCCCATTTACAATTAGACATTGTGGATCCTTTAAATTATGATATGATCAAAAAACTGTTACTTCTATTAGACAATCTTCGTTTTCACAATGAATACATGTCTGTCAAGCCCTGTGTAGAACATTATCTTTCAAAGACTTATTACAATTTGACCACTGTTGTTTTGTCAGACTGGAAAACATATGGTGAAATGCGCCAAATGGCTAAGCTCAAGTTCAACATTTCAACTATACAGGATAACCTTCCCACACAAACTTTGGAGCAAGGTTTAGATGTGTTAGAAATCATGCGCAATATACACATCTTTGTTTCAAAATATCAATACAACCTCAACAATCAAATCTTTATTGAGAAAGGTAGCAACAATAAACATCTGAATTCAATAAACATTAGGCACATTGCTAATTCAATAAGGACACATGGAACTGGCATTATGAATACTACAGTTAATTTTACTTATCAGTTTTTAAAgaataagttttttattttctccCAGTTTATGTACGATGAACAGATAAAATCGCGCCTCGCTAAAGATCTGAGAAATTTTAAGGAAACTGCAGGTGAACATGGAAATGTTTATTTGTACAAGAATGCAGAAAAATTCAACAAAGGAATCAAAATTCTGGGAGTTGTAGAGGATGGACAAAGTTATTTGGATCTATTTAGAGATCTTATTAGCCAAATAGGCAACGCGATGGGATACGTGCGCATGATTCGATCTGGCGGCAGGCATTGTTGTTGTGATGCAACGGCGTTTCTTCCCAACCTCGACATAAAAGATGTTAAGGGACTCTGTGAAAAAAGTGGTCTGAACGAAAAAACAATACAAACAGCTGACAATTTAGATGACAACATTAATGGCCTCATAACAAATTTCATTCAAGGAACAGAGTATTTCAAATTACTCGTAGAAGTTTTTGCTCCTGTATTcaggaatcctaaaaatgtgcATTTGAAGAATTTTTTCATCATTGTACCGCCACTCACGCTGAATTTTGTTGAACACATGATATTGTCAAAAGATAAAAtgtcaaagaaaaataaagctGGAGCAGCTTTTACAGATGACGGCTTTGCAATGGGCATTGCTTATATTCTCAAGTTGTTGGACCAG GATTCCAGTTTTGAGACGCTTCACTGGTTTGATACAGTATGGTCCCATATAAAAAAGGAGAGGGAAAATATAAATGAACAGAAAAGTAAAGGTTCTGTACAGTTACAGCAAGCACTAGCTCTCACGGAAAAGAAGATTAAAACCCTAGAAGAGGAGTTCAAATTGCTATACTACAGTTTAACAAGTGCCAGAATTTTCTTTAGATAA
- the Tbp gene encoding TATA-box-binding protein → MDQMLPSPYNIPGIGTPLHQPEEDQQILPNALQQQQGQQQQQHSLVSLSSSPLAGFGAQLMGTPQRTIHTYAPTASYATPQQMMQPQTPQNLMSPMITGSTIAGQQILGQASPAPMTPMTPHSADPGILPQLQNIVSTVNLNCKLDLKKIALHARNAEYNPKRFAAVIMRIREPRTTALIFSSGKMVCTGAKSEEDSRLAARKYARIIQKLGFTAKFLDFKIQNMVGSCDVKFPIRLEGLVLTHGQFSSYEPELFPGLIYRMVKPRIVLLIFVSGKVVLTGAKVRQEIYEAFDNIYPILKSFKKQ, encoded by the exons ATGGATCAAATGCTGCCGAGTCCTTACAACATACCGGGAATAGGTACCCCACTGCATCAGCCTGAAGAggaccaacaaattctgcccAATGCTTTGCAACAACAGCAGGGCCAGCAACAGCAACAACATTCCTTGGTTTCCTTGAGCTCGTCGCCGCTTGCAGGATTTGGCGCGCAACTTATGGGCACCCCGCAACGAACCATCCACACCTATGCTCCAACCGCCAGCTATGCAACTCCTCAGCAGATGATGCAGCCACAAACTCCG CAAAACTTAATGTCACCAATGATTACGGGAAGTACCATAGCTGGTCAACAAATACTGGGCCAAGCCAGTCCTGCACCCATGACACCTATGACACCACATTCAGCTGATCCTGGAATATTACCTCAATTACA AAACATAGTGTCTACAGTGAATCTGAACTGTAAACtggatttgaaaaaaattgctttACATGCCCGGAATGCAGAATACAATCCAAAAAGATTTGCTGCTGTTATTATGAGAATAAGAGAGCCACGAACTACTGCTTTGATATTTTCATCTGGCAAAATGGTTTGCACTGGAGCTAAAAGTGAAGAGGATTCCCGATTAGCTGCCAGAAAATATGCCAGAATTATTCAAAAACTTGGGTTTACT GCAAAATTTTTAGACTTCAAAATACAGAACATGGTTGGCAGTTGTGATGTCAAATTTCCCATCCGTCTTGAAGGCCTAGTGCTTACACATGGACAATTCAGTTCATATGAACCAGAGCTTTTTCCTGGCCTCATTTATAGAATGGTGAAACCTAGAatagtattattaatttttgtttctgGAAAAGTAGTGTTAACTGGTGCCAAAGTGCGTCAAGAAATATATGAAGCATTTGATAATATTTATccaatattaaaaagttttaagaaACAATAG
- the eIF3k gene encoding eukaryotic translation initiation factor 3 subunit K — MAETMRQTVASILKSIERYNPANLQTLERYVEMQSRENTYDLEANLAVLKLYQFNPEKFNADITCQILLKALTNFPHTDFTLCKCLLLESVVENETISQIKYLADILEQCDFAQFWNRVHQMPELCNRINNFHDSIRKFVCHVVGITFQTIEKNNLANLLGGIDDVTLKHWVKKYGWKDEGTLIFIASQDENIKTKNITEKIEFEHLAPLMAIL; from the exons ATGGCGGAAACAATGAGACAAACTGTAGCAAGCATATTAAAAAGCATTGAGAGATACAACCCTGCTAATCTTCAAACCCTAGAGCGGTACGTGGAAATGCAATCGAGGGAGAACACCTATGATTTGGAAGCAAATTTGGCTGTCTTAAAGCTTTATCAATTTAATCCTGAGAAGTTTAACGCTGATATTACGTGTCAAATACTATTGAAGGCACTTACAAATTTTCCACATACCGACTTTACATTGTGCAAGTGTTTACTCCTCGAGTCtgta gtggAAAATGAGACCATTTCACAAATCAAATATTTGGCTGATATACTAGAGCAATGTGATTTTGCTCAATTCTGGAACAGAGTACACCAAATGCCAGAGCTATGCAATCGTATCAACAATTTCCATGACTCCATTCGCAAGTTTGTATGCCACGTTGTGGGCATCACCTTCCAGactattgaaaaaaataatctgGCTAATCTTTTGGGAGGAATCGATG atgtaactttaaaacactGGGTAAAAAAGTATGGATGGAAGGATGAAGGAACCCTTATCTTTATTGCCTCACAGGACGAAAACATCAAGACTAAAAACATCACAGAGAAGATTGAGTTTGAACATTTAGCACCTCTAATGGCGATTttgtaa
- the LOC117984356 gene encoding sarcoplasmic reticulum histidine-rich calcium-binding protein-like, translating to MRTLVALILLGCILVACSGREIGQQGSDSVAAASHHKGHHHEEGGGKEHHHHHHHEHGEKGHKGHKGHHHHHKGDHGDHHKHHHKGHHHEHGGGHKKHWDEHDHHGHHHEHGHHHKGGKHHHKKHHDKGEETEGYHKKYHKDEYHKDHHFYDEHHKDGKHHKHGHHHGHHEDHGGHHKKGGHHHSGHHEHHHGKKGHHDKHHYDEDHKGHKGHHGHEEHHHHHHDHGKKGGHEDHKHWGFHHGKHFTGVVTITDGITRPEMSSNVIAKDLCNRQPMKAALSINAICRNDHNTTRLALLTAIPSSNMKESLFIVLLAWGLIAVVARHVESEPKKVEDVALAANNAKVEDVAVAATNANVEDVAAAASDAKVETGKSVDQASSGTEKKAASSSHKEEGGGHEHHADHHKEEGEKGDKGYKSHHHHDKGEEGHHQKHHHEGHHDEHGGHKKKHHDEHDHHGEHHEAAHGHKGGKFGHKKGHKKGSKTTGYHHKSHKDEYHKEHKFYDDFHKGGHHHKHGDFHGHHDNKEGHHKKGGHHEKGHHEKHHGKKGKHDKGHYDEDHKGHKGHHGHEEHHAHHHDHGKKAGHTGGKEFGYSHGKKA from the exons ATGAGGACGCTGGTCGCCCTTATCTTGTTGGGATGTATTTTAGTCGCTTGTTCTGGTCGAGAAATCGGCCAGCAAGGGTCTGACTCGGTAGCTGCTGCCAGCCACCACAAGGGACATCACCACGAGGAGGGCGGCGGCAAGGAGCATCACCATCACCACCACCACGAGCACGGGGAGAAGGGACACAAGGGGCACAAAgggcaccaccaccaccacaagGGCGATCACGGCGACCATCACAAGCACCACCACAAGGGCCACCACCACGAACACGGCGGCGGACATAAGAAGCACTGGGACGAGCACGATCACCACGGCCATCACCACGAGCACGGCCACCACCACAAGGGGGGTAAACACCACCACAAGAAACACCACGACAAGGGGGAAGAGACAGAAGGTTATCACAAGAAATACCACAAAGACGAATATCACAAGGACCATCACTTCTACGACGAACACCACAAGGATGGCAAACATCACAAGCACGGCCACCACCACGGTCATCACGAAGATCACGGTGGTCATCACAAGAAGGGAGGCCACCATCATTCTGGCCACCATGAACACCATCACGGCAAGAAAGGACATCACGACAAACATCACTACGACGAGGACCACAAAGGACACAAAGGCCATCACGGACACGAGGAgcatcaccatcatcaccatgaCCACGGCAAAAAGGGCGGCCACGAAGACCACAAGCACTGGGGATTCCACCACGGAAAGCACT TTACGGGTGTCGTCACCATAACCGACGGAATCACTCGTCCAGAAATGAGTAGCAATGTGATTGCCAAAGATCTCTGTAATCGACAACCGATGAAAGCGGCATTATCTATAAATGCAATCTGTAGAAACGATCATAACACAACACGCCTGGCTCTCCTTACCGCCATACCTTCTA GCAATATGAAGGAATCATTATTTATTGTGCTGTTAGCATGGGGTCTCATAGCGGTGGTAGCTCGTCATGTTGAAAGTGAACCAAAGAAAGTAGAAGACGTAGCCCTAGCCGCGAATAATGCAAAAGTAGAAGATGTAGCCGTAGCAGCCACTAACGCGAACGTAGAAGATGTAGCCGCGGCTGCGTCCGACGCGAAAGTAGAAACAGGAAAATCCGTAGACCAAGCCTCCTCGGGAACCGAAAAAAAAGCAGCATCAAGTAGTCACAAAGAAGAAGGTGGCGGTCACGAACATCACGCAGATCATCACAAGGAAGAGGGTGAAAAGGGCGACAAAGGATACAAATCGCATCATCACCACGATAAAGGGGAAGAAGGCCACCACCAAAAGCACCACCACGAAGGACATCACGACGAGCACGGTGGACACAAGAAGAAACATCACGACGAACACGACCACCACGGGGAGCATCACGAAGCAGCACACGGACACAAGGGCGGCAAGTTTGGACACAAAAAAGGCCACAAGAAAGGCTCGAAGACAACTGGCTACCACCACAAGTCTCACAAAGATGAGTACCATAAAGAACATAAATTCTATGACGACTTCCACAAGGGCGGTCATCATCACAAGCATGGCGATTTCCATGGCCATCATGATAATAAGGAAGGCCATCACAAAAAGGGCGGTCATCATGAAAAGGGACATCACGAAAAACATCACGGCAAGAAAGGGAAACACGACAAAGGACATTACGACGAAGACCACAAAGGACACAAAGGCCACCACGGACACGAAGAGCACCACGCTCACCACCACGACCATGGCAAAAAGGCAGGACACACTGGAGGCAAAGAGTTCGGTTACAGCCATGGAAAGAAAGCGTAA